The genomic stretch ATTTTCTGCTCCCAAACCATTGTGTCTCCCACAGAGAGCATCCCAGAGCATGGGGCCACAGACGCACAGCAAACTGGATGCCATCACTCCTGTGGCCACATGTGACACTGCTCTGATACAGCTTTCCGTGAGCATCCGCCACATGAGCAACAGTTTCTTCCTCTAAATGCAGGTCCTGTGCAATGTAGGTTGAACTGCAGTTCTGCGCCACCTCCTGTTCAAGGGGATTAGTGAAAAGAGGCAGACGACTCCAGTTTATTGGTGTGTTCAGTCATGACACATTCAAAGTGGAAACTGGACAGTTCAAACAAGCAGGTAGCTGCAATAAAGATGACAGTTCACTATCTTTTATATGAACCAGAGCATGGACGGTGGCCAGGTTTGCTGATGTCAACCAGCAACGACAGACTGGTGCCTTTTCCAGGAGATCAGCGGCTCACAGTGGTGGCAGGGaaccccatcctcctgcaccAAGCAAACATTTGACAACAGAGGGATGAGACCATTCCTGATTCTctaaagcagcagagaaaaaacagcaggGACATTTCTCTGCTGATGCTCCAGCACTTCTTTGTGCCATTTAAATAAGCAGGAAGCCAGGAAGCTGGATGGCATGGGGCATCATTTAATTACCAATAGTTGTTCCTGAAATTATTTAGCACTGAGCTGAATGAGGTGCCTGCTACTACTGTCATTTACAGGGATGGGCTCCTGAGGGTCAGACCCTCTCAACCCCAGAACCCAGCAgtaaaacagaagcagagcaaCTCTCCTTTCTAGCCTTAAACCCGGAGTCACAAAGATGTCAGCATCAACTGGGAGTTATGTGCTGGGAGGTAAGagttaaaaagctaaaaaaaaaaatccaaaagaacACCTGGGAAAGTCAGCTCCTTAGAAGTGCTGCCCTGCTTTCAGCAGACTGCAGCCTCCTGGGCAATATGTCCACCCTCCCAAAGTATGCTCGTGTGCCTGATGCCAGGTTGGTGATGAGTGCCCAGAGCTCCTGCTGACTTCTGCCATCCACCACGGCCATGTTGGTTGGAACTGGCTCCTGAGCCAAAAACACTTCTCATCCTGAATGTAGCGAGAACAAGGCAGCTTTCAGCTCCATTCCCTTCTTCAAATATCAGTCCGTGTAGCTGGTGTCATCCTGAAAATTCCTGAGACTTCCAGTACAGTGATCTTTAATACACACAACCCTCCAGAGAATAAACTATTCAGAGAGTCCAGTGAGATTTTAGGCAGTAAGGGAATGCAGCCTCCATAAAACCAAATCCTAAATTCACCATTCCCACACCAAAAGGCAGGAATTCAGGAGCACTCTGCCTCCATCCTCCCCTCTGTCCCAGACAGTTGCTGTATTCGTGCAAATGGCAGGCCAGCCTGCACTGATGGCTTTTCATCTGAGGTGAAGGAGAAAATGTACAAAAGCAGGAGTAAAGACAGTCTTGTAATAGGCATATGCATGTCttgcagaaaaactgaagatCAGTTTTTCTAAGTTTCTGGTAAAAGCGCAGGCACCTGCTGTGCAATGGGTCTTTGAGACAACTCACATATCACCCACCCTAAGGTTAAAAAATGTCTCCTCTTTGCTGTATGGAGCAGGACGGATATGGATGGATCACTTTAGGCAGCTAATAGTGATTTCTGGTCACCCACAAGGAGTAAAGACCAAAGTATGCCTCAGAAGGGACTGCCGACCTGGCTAACTCTGTGGTTGCAAATGAACAGGAGCTGGGCTTATTTACATCCAAATAGCACTAGAAAAACCTGATGGGAAAACAGCTAAGATGTGAGGAAGAGCTGTGAGAAGCCTCGTCCTTGCTGCATCCAAGCtcagccctggccccagccctggctggaggGAGGGTGCAGCTGTCCTGTGCCTGGCTCACCCAGACCTTGACTGTGAACCTACCTCTCTGCTCAACCTTGGACCTGCCTCGTTACTGGATGGTGGTGGACCTTGGGCCCGCTCAGCTCACCTTGCTGAGTTATGGTGGCATTGCTGCTCCCTATGGCTCAGGTATGGGTCTGCTGCTCCCTAATGCCTCTCCTTCATCCTGAGGGTAGAAGAGAGCTTCTCAGGCTATGGAGCAGTTCCAGGTGTTGGGTAAAAAATGTTCAGCAAGACcaccctgctgctggtggggctgaTGGGCTGTGACTGGCTTGGTCTTTAGCTCTTTGAGGCCTGGATGCCCGGGACCCAGCAGTCCCACTGAAGAGCTGGCAGGAAAGCTCAGTTCCTCATCTCACACATCCTCACCAAGTGGAGAAGcagtggagagaggaaaaagtaggGCAAGAGCAGTGCCAGCCACCTCTCACTGCTGCACTGAGCCTACCTACCCATAAGTCAACCCCGTGGCTCTGTGCTTTCTCCAGGGATAAGCAATAGCTGGGGCTCGTAGCCCTGTGTCAGGCACCTTGCTGTGATGGTTAGGCATGCGGCCATGTTCCTGTCCCCCACGGCTTATGCTCAGGGGGCTCAGATTGAAGATGCCCCCTAAATCTGCTCAtcaccccacagccctggcagTCCCTGCACATTTGGCTCCAGATTGGGGTACTGCCTGTGCCCCTTGCacacctctgcctcctgctggCAGCCATGGCACTGGAGCATAGGGCATTGCTGAAGCGAGGCTGTGCCGGAGCACTGTGTGATGACCGGGGACATCTGGGGCTTTTGCCTCCTCATGGCGGTGGGCACAGTGGTGACGAGGGCATGGGACTGCGGAGGGGATGGCACTGGCCTGCTGGTGCATGCCAGCAGTGGGCCAGGCTGCGTCTGTGCTGCTGATGCCCTGTGGCACCTTCAACTGCCCCAGAAGCTGGAGAGTCCTGAGCCAGGTCTGATGTGGAATGCTGCAATTAGCGCAAAACCTGAGCTGATCTGTGCTGTTACAGAGCTCAAGGGGAAACTGGTTATCCTCTGTTTGCCAGCTTGGGCAGCAAGCTTCCCCTTCTTCTGAGGTTTGATTTTCCTGCCTCTGATTCAGCTCTGCCTGTGATTCACTCTGCTAGCAAAGACTTTCACCTTGCCATTTGCTTGGCCCTGGCTTTGCCCTTGAGCCAGCCTTTGGCTGGCAGCACGGTTTCTGCTGGAATGAGGTTGCACTGTCAGGTTTCCTCTGGGCTTGTGCCTGTCTTTCTACCTGTCCCCTGATAATATGGGCTAAGCTTACCAGCCATTTTCAGCCCAACCTGACTGAAGATGGTGATGGGCAAGGTAAGAAGCACCCATAtgggaagggagcagggcaTCAGGAAGATGTTCATGCCCCATGAGGATCCCCAGTGGTTTTGAAGGCGCAAACCCTCGGGGACTGCAGTGGTGCTGGCTTTGCTGCTCATGCAGCTGCTTCTGGCTGTTCCTGTGTTGTTGAGCTCAGCCCTGATGCCATGCGTTTACCTTGAAGCTCAGCAGATGCCCACAGAGTTTGCTCTGTGGCCTTGGAATGCTGCTCCAAAACAGGTGGGTGACCACCTGCCTACGCCCCAGGGCCAGACCTCTTGGTCTGCCactctgctccctgcacccaGGGGTGTGCGTCTCCTACCACAAGCAGGAGGTCTCtcacctgcagcagcacagctctcccctctcctcctctggcCAGTGCAGCACCAGGCACTCAGCGCATCCTGGAGGCCTCAGCAAAGATTCCTGATGCCTCTGCAAACCAGCAGGCCAAGAGGAGCTGGCTCTTTGCAGTAGCCTTTGCTGTCACAAACCCTCCTTTACAGCCctttcatttgtcatttttgtcttttgcacAGATGCAGTACCCAGAGATTAGGCTGCAGATTAAGGTTTTACTGAATCCTGAAATGGGTTCCAGTTCCCAGTCCCAGTAGGACCAAATCTCTGTAAGCTTGCTGGGCTGGAGCCAGGGAGAGGCATCTCCCACTGTGTTCTCCCATGTGTGTGAAAGATGGAGCCCTGATATTCACCTGGGTTGTTTTGCTGAGAGGCAGCTGCCGGGTAGGAACAGTTTTTTCCTGGGAAGGAACTGGAGCTGTTTCATGAGTGGCTTTAGATGAGAGGAATAAGCTGTAGCCAATCCTTCTCTACTCAGGGTCACACTGGGGGCAGGAGGTTTCAGGACAGAGCACACTTCCAGGCTAGGAAAATGGTACCAGCCTGAGAGGGTCAGCAAACACTGTCCTACAGGGATCGCAGGACTTGCAGGCATCCTTGGAGCCTTGCCACACTGGCACTGCGTGAGGGGAAGGACGTCCAGGTGCTCACTGGCCTTGGGATGCCTATTTCCTGGGAGCCTGAGCAGGTCCAAGGGCCCTTTTGAATCCTAGAGGCTTCAAAAGGTGATTAAGGAGCTGTATTATAAGctctttgtgcctcagtttgcCAGCTGGGCTTAACAGCGCTACTGAGTCTCTTTGGGTGGCTGTGAAGTGCTTGGCTCTGCAGGCTTCATGTGGGCTGAGCCACCGGTGGCCAGTGGTGGCTGACTGCAGGGTGAGGGTTTTCCAGGCTACCTTCTTCCCAGCAGAAATTGCAGTCATCCAAGCTTTCATCCAACTGTTCAAAATAGTACACCCAggttttccttcttccactCAGAGGACAAtcctgggtggtggtggtgtgccTACATTTCTGAGATGAGCCCAATGAGCTCTTTGTGGAGCAAACAAGGCTGAAGCAGCACTCTCATGTCAGAGCCCTTTGAACTGCCCCtggaggcagcacaggcaggctgcTTTTAAACCAGGCTCCCAGCAGTGTCTGGTGCTGTGCCAGGTTGCCCACTAGAGCTGCCTTCTCACCTGCTGGGAGCCCcacacccacagccccccaccaGCACCAAAGCTGTTGTACCAGGTATGTGAAGAAGCAGTGACATAAATGTGCAGCTGTTTAGTTTGTCTCAGGATTGCTCCCCAGGCACCTCTGCCTCCCAGGCTGGGGCACCCGTCTTCCTGCCCTTCTTTCATCTCTGCCACCGCCTGGGACTGACAAAGAAACCCAGCACCCTGCCATGATCCCCACCGCCGTGGTTGGCTCTGTTCTCTTGGCTGGTTTTGTTACCCTTGCAGTGCATCATGGCCCTTGCATGGGCTGTGCATGCTCAGACCAGTGGAAGCTGGGCTTCTGGAAGGAGCAGcttgctgggtgctgctgacaGGAGCTATGTGGCAAGGACATGGCTAGGCTGGGCAGCCACAGCTCCAGTAAGGAGCCTGAGCCTGCTGTTAGAGAGATCGCATACCTGGCACCAGACCATTGGCCAACAAGTCTCGACAGGATTTGAGGGACCTACACACACTGGAAAAATAGTGGCAGGGAAGCTGGCTTTGCTGGAGACTCACCAGTATCCACAGAGGTAGTATCGTCCCCTAGGGTGCTTTTGTGTGTCTGGCTCCATGCAAAGCCACCCAGGAAACTGTGAGTAGAGCCAGGAGCGAACCAGGCACAGCACTCCTGTCACCATCCTCAGCCATGTGGCCAGGTCACCTCCTCTGGGCCCCTGGACTCCGCAGTCCCCTTGGGGTCTCCATGGCTGGCCAGAGGATGGCCACAGCTGTGTGTAGGCCCTGGTGCTGGAAGTTTGGGCTGAGGGTGAATAGGAGCTCTCAAGGGACTTCATCATTTTGCTAAAGtcctgggagctgggagggaccAAAGGGATCACATCCATGTAGGGATGCTGCAACATCAGAGGGTAACAAGCCAACTGAGCTGTCTTctgcctgcccttccctcccagggCACAACTGGCTGGCTAGATACTCCTTCAGCTCttgggaaaaggggaaacagagGCATGGAGCAGTGGGTACACAGCTCTGGCACCATCTTTGTGGCCTTGCCAAGCTGCACTATGGCAAAGCTTTGCCATAGTCTCTGGCAACCTGGTAAGCAACAAGCCCTGGAGccaccaccctgccccatggaaCACAGCTCTGGCCATGCTGTGTCACTCATGCTTGGTTGCCTGAGGGACCAGCTggctcccctgccccatggctggcCCAGGTCATGCAAAGCACCTTTGGGATTTTGCTGTCTTCCCGACTGAGAAggctcctggcagcagcccaCCACAGGGAACTGTATTTCTCATCTGCTTTCTTGGTTCTGGCAGTCCCTCGGGAGCAGGCTCCATCCCTCACAAGCTGGGTTTCTCCAGCAAATGTGGCCTTACGCAGGGTCTCCAGGCATTGGGGCTGGCGTGGGTACAGCCCCTTTTTCAGCCTAGGCATCTCCTCCAGGCAGATCCTGGAGGAGCATGTAGATGGGCAGAGCCAAGAAATTGTCTCTCAGAGCCATGCTGAGGAGACCCGCTGCAcatcctctgccctgcttcTACCTGACCACATGGGGCCTGAGTGGGCAGGGAGGGCCTGGCTTGCTGGGCTTCTTGAGGGTACCTCACCACCAGGCACAGAGGGATGAGCAGCCCAATGTGTGATGTCTTGcaccaaaaaccccaagccaGTTGTCCCAGCACTGCACCCTGCCCCTTTCCCAGAGTTCCAGGGGGTCTAGCATGTCCTTCGGGGCTGGAGAAACACTTCTGTGGAGTGCCTGGGAGGAATGTGGGCACGAAGGGCATCGGCAGGCACCACAGATGGCTCTCAGTGCAAAATTACTGGATGGAGCAAAGGCAGGGAGGTTTCTTGCACTGTGGGACTATTCAATATCAGAGTTCCCCAGGCCTGACTTCCTCTTCTTCTACCTCCACATCCCAAGTGGGTGGATAGTGAGGATATTTGTGTGTGACTGCACAGTGGGTCCATCAGGCTGGAGGGTACCCTGGGAGTCCTGCCCATACTCCTTGTGCCTGCAGAAGCCATCAGGTTAGCCAGGCCATGCTGGCTGGATGTGTTGGACCCAGCATACACATATACACTCATGGCTGGGATTtccaaagccctgtccaacaCCACAGGATTTCCAAGGGCAGACAGCACATTGTGTCCAAGATTCAGGATAATGCAACTTACTCCGGAGGAAAatgctttattaattttaaaatgctttattaattaatatttattaatcaaagcagattaaaaaaaaaaccacccgtGGATTAATATATGAGATATACATaacaaagaaaatgggaagTATGTCACAGGACTGTGGTTTGAGTCAGTTGTCTCCAGTAAACATGATGCACAGGAGGTCTTGGTGGGCAGTTCCTGCAGGAGGTTGGGGATCGCTGTCATGGGCGGCACTTGCTGCAAGAGGAAGGGGCTTGGGGAAGGGGGACCAGAGCCCCAAGGCAGtcgtgtggggctgggcagtgctggtGCTTTAGAAGCAGTCACTTCGCAGAGGCTGTGGCAGGTCTGACTCACTTATCTGGAGATTGAGCTCTGTTGAGCTGAGGGTCATGGATGGATTGTGTGGCTGGTTCCCCTCGTACATGGTGTACTCGTGacgctgctgctggaggtgccAGAGGACGTTTCTGGATAAGAAGTGAGTCTCTGCTTCGCCCGACTCTGgaacagaagacagacaaaaccCACCTTCAATGGTTTGACCCGAGGCAGGGgtctgggcagggagcagagcagagtcTCTGGGAGATGCCCCAAAGTATGCAAGATTTCTGAGAAGTCAAAATAACTGTTCTTACTTCCCCCTTTGAGCATGccggaagaaagaaaataaaacacaaagtgcaggaaggaaagtaaaatacagGCAGTATGTGCTGGTTTCCCAGTAGTGCTTGTGATGGAAACTACCTCGCTGGATAGAAATGCTTCTCCCGATCAGGGAGAGTGCTgaatttcctctgaaaaacaatgagattcatttcagcaaaaagcagcaagctgTTTTCAAGCCCTGCTGCTCTGGCAGaggtgggaagaagggaaattaaaaggaagaagggatACCCTCACTCCTCATCCCCTGTCAGGAGGAATGCCACTGAACCAGCACACACCCCAACACCCATCCCAATGCTGGGGAGGGCTTGACAGCCGCAGTCATTTCTCCCAGGAACATCAGCAGTGAAGGGGGCTGCTTCTTCCCCTGGAAGCCCACTGTTATATTTAATCATTGAGGGAGTGTTCTTGCTCCCCCAGTGGAAGACTGCTTCTTCCAGGTGCCTCTGGGGACTTCAACAAGGACTAGCTCTGCCAGCATCCTCCCCATTCCTCTGAGACCCACAGCAAGAAGTTCTTCTGTGTCAGGAAGCAGCCCCTTTCTCCCACTGCGGCATGGACATCCATGCCCGTGTGAGTGGGGATATCAGCCAAGCACTACATGGAACCTGCCTAGTTCCCCTTTTTTGCCCTGATCTGAGGTCACtcaaggggctgggggagcacaGCCACCATGCTGGGCACCCCTACCCTCTTCCCGTCCTCACTCACCCTCATATGGAATGAGCCGGTAGGTACCCGCACACTCCTTGGAGCCTTTCAGGATCTCCTCCAATGACCTGTAGAAAAGCTTGGCCTGTTCCAGGCGGTCCTCTCGGCTGAAGGCAGCACACTCATCCTGGGACATGGCATAGAGGGACTGCAGTGGTGTGGCATACTCCACTGCACAGTGCCAGACCTGCAGggatggaagaaaaagacataGGGGCAGGAGGACCAAGCGCCTGGGAAAGGGCTGCTGGACGACCCTGGTGCTGGGCAGAGCCCTTGAGACCCCTTGGAAGCTCCATGGTCTGCCCTGCACTGGTGCTGTGTGCTGGACCCCCAGGACAGGGACACTGGTTCTGGCCTGAATGTCCTCCTGCCCTGTGTTGAGTGGGAAACAGCAACTGGCCTGGCAGAGTACTGGCCTGGGGTATGGCTGTGCCCCATGCGGCAGGTGGGCTCAGGAAGCTGCCTTCCTCCCACGGGGCCCCAGGGTGCCACAGCCTGGGAAGTGATTTTCTCTATGGAGTTTAGTCCTCTGTGGAGATGCCCCTTGCCAATGTCTGATTACACCTTCTTGGTGGCTTTTCTGCTAGAGAAGGGGAAGTCTGAGCATCCTGACGGAGAGTAGGAGAACAGAGAAGAGGATAAATGCTGGCAAGATGAATGCATAGCTAGAAGGAGGCTGATCAAACAAATGAGGAGAGATTTGTTAAGGCCATAAAAATTTCAAGGAGGAGCAGGGTTACCAGTAAGTCTTATATTGGGCAAACTGGAAAGTTTAATCAAGTGCATTAGAAGGAAGAGGGACAGGATCCCTGGGTAAATGCAGAGTAGGCAGGAAGAGCTACCAGCCTTGGAGGGCAGTCGCCACGGTGACCCAGAGCAGGTGCCAAGGATGGGAGCTAGCATTGCTGTCATGCATGTGTTCACCAGCAACTGGGCAGCAAGCTGAGGGACAGATTTTACTGACAACACACAGTGGGTCAGGACAGGTccaagctgcagagctgctggagctcaCTTGGTGCCGAGTGACTCAGCAGGAGACTGGCAGATGAAACACAGCATCAGTGCATGCCTTGTAGCAGGAAAAACCTGATGCTGACTGTACTTCCCCAGGAGCAGGGCCAGGAAAGAGGTTCTGGAgtccctgcaggcagggctttaaaagcagcagctcagtgctCAGCCACCATCAAAAGGCAAATTAGGGAGACCCGGGTGAGAAGCATGGCTCTGCTGATGCCTCCATTACATGGCCATGTCAGCAGGACCAGTGTGTTCCCTCCTCCAAGGGTGCAGGGGCAGAGGCCCATCTGCCTGAAGATGTGGAAGGAGATGAATGCAACGTGAGATGGAGGGATTTAGGGCTCATCAGTGCTGGAAAGAGGTgactgggggaaggggagagagtcATATTATATAACAACTCACACAGACATTTTCAAGCACCTCTTCACAACAAAAAGCAATATTCATTCGTCCCATGGGAAGTGATGCTCTGGAACCCACATCTGCCTTTTTGTGCtcagctttctgctgttttccgGACTTAAATCAACTCCAGGAGGGGTTAAGTGAGCTCAACATCCCTGAAAGGGCTGAgcctgggaggagggagccagGAGGAAGGGGTGCAGATGGCTGTCACGAACAGGACCTCTCTATCTCACAGAAGTCTGCTGAAAGCTGGGAGTATGTAATAGGAGAGGGGACACTGTCCTGCCCTTATGGCCACTTCTGGGCTGGGATCTGAGGCCATGAAGACCTTTGGGCTGATGCATGCCGATGGCTCTCCCAGTGCTTCACTCAGTATACCTTGTTGTCTTCATCCGTGATTGTGTAGAGGCTGTGCTTGTAGACCCTTTTTTTAGTGCCAGCTCGGGTCAGGGTGATTTCAGTGAGATCTGCCAGGTACTGAATATTGCTGTCAGCTTTCTCCAGGTCATCATAGATGTCACAGGTCAGAGGGACCAAGATGTGTAGCTTCCAAGTCTCCCTGCATGCCAGCACATTGGGGTTGGCTCTGCTGAATTCCTCCATCGACTTTTTCACCCCTGGTGGAAGACAGCATTAGACAGAGGTGCCTGGCATGAGTACAGCTGCTTTCTACCTTGCTCCCCATTTCCCTGCTAACACTGTAAAAGTGGAAGGATTGTTATTAGAAGCTATTTCTATATGTAGGCATGATAATGCAGGGAAACAGCTACATACGTGGCAGGACTATTTTTAGGTACCCAACATAGTAAGACCAGGCAAGCCCATGAGCGACGTTCTGCTTGGACCTCTCAGACATCTCAGACACTTCCACTGCTGAGGGCttctgcagagggaaggaaagacaaACCAGCGGTGATGAAAGCAGCCGCCTAGGCTCTTCTGCAACAGTCAGTTCTCTACAGGGATTGGAGAGCAGCCACCCTCTCCAAAGAGATCTGGAGAGTGAGCAACCCTGCTGCCCCCTTCCACCATCACACTGGGCAGCGGGGCAAGGGTCCTCAATGGCCCACACAGCCCCTGCAGATGAGGAAGCTGATGCTGGAGCAAGCCAGACACATTTCTGGCTGCATTGGGATTGTGTGTCCCAGTGCAACTTGTGCATCTGCCCAGTGCTTCCAGCATATGGGAGGAGACATTCCAGCACCTAATGGTGGGATTTCCAGGGCCACTGGTGGCCCCTGCTGGCTCTGTGTGTTCATTTAGGTGGAAATGGGTGTTGAAACCCCACAGGCACCTGACGGCTGCCCTCCCCAAATCACTTCTCTGGAGCCTGTGTGACCCCTCTCCCCTTCCAGCTCTACTGAGGTAAAGCAGAGCCCTCCCAATGCTGCAGAGGTATTTTTGCCACCCACAGCATGCCTGATAATTAACCCTTTGGACACCACACAGACTACCCTTTTCCCCCAAGCACGAGCTTGACTGACAGATTTAAAATTATCCCTGGTTTTTGTGTCAGCggggtgctggctgcagcaacACTGCTGCCAGTGCCCGGGGCGGCTGTGCTCATCACAAGGCAGCCTGGCCCTCCTGCTGGCATGCGTGGCAGTATGGGGCCGAGGAGATCAGCTCTTCGGGGCTGAGCTAATGAGAGCATGTCTGCCACTGCGGAGCTGCGTGCGGATGGGCTGTACGTGCAGGGACTGCGCAGAGCTGGGCCATGTGCCCCCCACAACCACTTGGGGCTGCTGCACTCCCCAGGATGGCTGGCCAGGCTAGAGGTGTTGGTGCCTTACATGGAGCCCCAGAGTGAGGAtgaggagctggcagagggtGGCCAGGCCGAGGTGGAAGTTGAGTGGCTGCCCATCTCCATCAAGAAGAGCCACATAGGCTAAGCCACAGGCGAGCAGCACAGGCCCATGCCAGCGCAGGGGGAAGCAGGCACTCAGCATCCTCCAGAAGCTGCCTTGGTGCctgggtgggagagggagaCAGGAGACAAGATGGTGGCTGCCTGCCCGCCATCCCCATCTGCAACCACAGGGCACTGGCCAGGGGATGCTTCCACCTTTCTGCCAGTGCTGCTGACCTAGAGCTGGAGCCAGGGAGCCCTGTGGGACCCTGCTCAGCAcaccctgggtgcccccagccAGGAGAGGGCTTGGGTCTCTTGCAGCACCCATGGGTCTCAGAGGGGAGCAGATGTAATGTTGCCCTAGACTGCAAGGGGAGATTATCTCCAACAGCCCCATGCCCTCCGGCACTGGGCAGTAGGGGAAGGCTGCGGGCTGAGATCTGCTCCCCAGGTAAAGGGCACACTAGGGAGCTACcacagagaggagagggagaggtcCATAGACATACCGctgagctgggcaggcaggagaagggagaggaggaggaggaggaggaggagctgagaAAAACACAAGGCTGATGGAAAGCAGCATGTGCTGCCGGCACACAGCAGAGCATTGCCACAGAGGGCATGCATGGGGACAGAAAGAAGGAGGAGATCCCTCCTGACACCCAGAggctgctcttcccttgtcccCAGGGT from Pelecanus crispus isolate bPelCri1 chromosome 8, bPelCri1.pri, whole genome shotgun sequence encodes the following:
- the STING1 gene encoding stimulator of interferon genes protein — protein: MSQELWQPSHPTTLLIPKARGGRAQRAMYLLLALCAAALYLTGEPLVPTARIITSHIVALQIGVLLKGTCYLAEEIFHLQSRHQGSFWRMLSACFPLRWHGPVLLACGLAYVALLDGDGQPLNFHLGLATLCQLLILTLGLHKPSAVEVSEMSERSKQNVAHGLAWSYYVGYLKIVLPRVKKSMEEFSRANPNVLACRETWKLHILVPLTCDIYDDLEKADSNIQYLADLTEITLTRAGTKKRVYKHSLYTITDEDNKVWHCAVEYATPLQSLYAMSQDECAAFSREDRLEQAKLFYRSLEEILKGSKECAGTYRLIPYEESGEAETHFLSRNVLWHLQQQRHEYTMYEGNQPHNPSMTLSSTELNLQISESDLPQPLRSDCF